In Flavobacterium sp. GSB-24, the genomic window TTTAGGTGCTTGGAAATGCGATATTAAACCAAATACTTTAGCACACAAAATTTACGGAGAAAAAACTATTTCGGAGCGTCACCGTCACCGTTATGAGTACAATAATAAATATGCTGATGAATTGCAAAAAGCTGGTTTAAAAGCTTCTGGAGTAAATCCTGATACAGGTTTAGTCGAGATCGTTGAGCTTGAAAACCATCCATTCTTTATTGGTGTACAATACCACCCAGAATACAAAAGTACAGTTGCAAATCCGCATCCTATATTTGTAAACTTTGTGGCAGCTGCGGTAAATGCGCATAAAAAATAATAATTCATTCTAAGAGGTGTAACTTTTTAATCAAACGAATAACTAATAACCTCAAACGAATAACTTTTTTTAAAAATAATGGAAGAAAAAAAATTTGACCTTAATTCAATCATTGGTTTTGTATTGATATTTGGAATTTTGATTTGGATAATGTACCAAAATCAGCCTTCTGATAAAGAAATTGCTGCTGAAAAAGCCAAGAAAGAATTAGTTGCTAAACAAGAGGCACAAGCAAAAGCGGATAAAGCTAAAACAGCATCACTACCAGCTGCAGCGGTAACTCCTGGCGATACAGTACAATTAGCTCAATTGCAAAAAACTTTAGGCGGATTTGCTTATTCTGCAACACTTCCTTCTGCGAAAGAAGCTTTTACTACAATCGAAAACGAAAAAATTAAACTTAAAATCGCTAATAAAGGTGGTTATATTGTTGAAGCTACGCTGAAAGAATTTGAAAAAATTAAAAAAGGTTCAGGTCAATTAGTTGAATTAATTAAAAACAATAACTCTAGCTTAAATTTACAGCTTCTTACTACAGATAATAGAACTTTAAGTTCTAAGGATTTATATTTTGAACCAACTTTAGAAAAAATTGGTTCAGATCAAGTTTTATCTATGCGTTTAAAAGCAGGTGCAAATGAATTTTTAGAGTACAAATACATTCTGAAACCAAACGATTATTTAGTTGGTTTTGATATTCGTTCTCAAGGTTTAAACAGAGTTTTAAATTCTGCTAAACCAGTTGATTTACAATGGGATTTAAAAACGTATAGAAATGAAAAAAGTATTTCTTACGAAAATCGTTATGCTCAAATTGATTATAAATACAACGAATCAAAATATAGCAATGTAAGTTCTCATGGACAAGGAAAAGAAGAAACTCCTGAAAAAGTAAGTTTTGTAGCTTTCAAGCAGCACTTCTTCACGACTATTTTAGCTACGGAGAAACCATTTGAAACTTCAAAATTACAATCTGATGATTTAGTTAAAGATGAAAAAATTGACACTGTTTTTACAAAACAGTTTAGAGCAAATTTACCTTTAGCATTCTCAAATGGTGAGATTGATTACAAAATGAGTTTGTATTTTGGTCCTGCTGATTACAAAACATTAAAATCTTACGATAAAAATTTCGAAAAAATCATTCCTTTAGGATGGGGAATTTTTGGATGGATTAACAAATTTATCTTTATTCCGTTATTTGGGTTTTTAAGTTCAACAATGGGATTGTCATTAGGAATTGCAATCATTATTTTTACGATTATTATCAAATTGGCTATGTCGCCAATTACGTATAAGTCATTCTTGTCTCAGGCTAAAATGAAAGTTTTAAGACCTGATATTGCAGAATTGGGAGAAAAATTCAAAAAAGACCCAATGAAAAAACAGCAAGAAACAATGAAACTGTACAACAAAGCAGGAGTAAACCCAATGGCAGGATGTATCCCGGCATTGATTCAGCTTCCTTTTATGTATGCATCGTTCCAGTTTTTCCCAGCAGCTTTTGAATTAAGACAAAAAAGTTTCCTTTGGGCAGACGATTTATCATCTTTTGACTCGGTTGTGAAATTACCATTTACCATTCCAATGTATGGCGATCATATCAGTTTGTTTCCAATTTTGGCGGCAATTGCGATTTTCTTCTACATGAAAATGACATCTGGAGATCAGCAAATGGCAGCGCCTCAACAAGAAGGTATGCCGGATATGGCAAAAATGATGAAAATCATGATTTATGTTTCGCCATTAATGATGTTAATTTTCTTTAATAGTTATGGTGCAGGTTTAAGTTTGTATAACTTTATCTCCAACTTAATTACTATCGGTATTATGTTCGTAATTAAAAATTACATCGTAGACAGCGAAAAAATTCACGCACAGATTCAAGAGAACAAACAAAGAGAGCCTAAAAAGCCAAGTAAGTTTCAACAGCGTCTTCAAGAAGTAATGGAACAACAAGAAGCTGCAAAAGCTCAGAATAAAAAGAAATAATACTTTTTTAGTATATAAAAAGAAACCGTCTCGTTTTTTAACGAGACGGTTTTTTTACAATTAGTTTTATCTAAAATTTCGGTAATAAAACCTTGTCAATGACATGAATTATTCCATTTGAGCATTGCACATCTGTTGCTATAATATTACTGACTCTATTACTAGCGTCAGTAATTTTTGGACCGCCAGTTAAGTTAACAGTAAAATTTTGACCGGCAAAAGTACTTACCACTTGTCCGTTTGTTAAAGCAGATGATTGAACATTTGCACCAGTAACTACGTGATATTTTAAAGTAGTTTCTAAAACATTAGCAGGAATAGCAGGAAGACCTGAAAAACCAGTTTCGGTTAGGAAACTTGTAAAAGCAGCATTTGTAGGAGCAAAAACAGTAAATGGAGAATTTGCAGTTCCTGATAAAGTTGCAGCAAAACCAGATGAGGCATTGTATGTCAAAGCAGCAACCAGTGTGGTAAAGTTTTTATTGGCCACTGCATGGTTTAAAATTGTTGGTAATCCGATAACGCCATCTACTATGTGAATAACACCATTAGAAGCTTCAATATCTGCAGTAGTTACCATCGCACCTCCATTTGTTTTCCCGCCGTTAATGTCGACTCCTGTGCCTTTTTCCAGATACATACTGATAGTGTTCGAAGTTGAAGCACTTCCTTTAGCTAAAGTTTTTACATATCCAGTAGCTATTTCAGAGGATTTTACCTTTGTGCTTAAAACGTGGTTCAATAGAATTTCTTTTAAAACAGGAACAGGAACTGCGTTAAGATTAGCATATCCATTTGCTTGTAAAAAAGCGGTAAAAGCAGTATTCGTTGGTGCAAAAACCGTAAATGTACCGGAAGAATTCAATGTAGTTGCCAAATCTGCTTTTTCCAAAGCTGCAACCAATGAACTAAGATTAGAATTTGTTTTTGCAATCGCCACAATTGTTTGCGGTTGTTGTGAATCATTATCATCATCATCGTTGTTACATGAAATACTGACGAAAGCGACTAATGCTAATAAAGCAATTAATTTAATTTTGATTGTTTTCATAATATAGTTTTTTGTGTTTGTTACTACTAAGTTATCTATTTTTGTTTAACGGAAAAAGAAAATAATTAAACATTTATTAAAATTAGTAATTATTTAACTTTTGTTTATTCTATTGGTTTGTAGTTAATTATGAGTTTAGCACTTTTTAATTAGTGGGAATAGCCTTAAAAATGTTAAATCATATTTTTTGCTTAAAAGGCTCTTGTTATCCTTAAAATGGTTATATTTTTGTAATAATAAAACTCAATATTTGTTGTTATATAGAAAAAATAGATTATGAAAAAATTTTTGCTTTTGTTTTTAATAAGTATTGCGGCTTATTCACAAGAATCTAACAAGGTAGATGCAAGCGGTAAAAAAGATGGGCTTTGGAAAGGAATTTACACCGAATCTAAGCGACCTCGTTATGAAGGAACTTTTAGTCACGGAAAAGAAACGGGGATTTTCAAATTTTTTGATGATACCAAAAAAGGAGATGTTATAGCTACTAGGGATTTTAGTGCCAATGATGGAAGTTCGTATACTATTTTTTATGATCAGAATAAAAACAAGGTAAGCGAAGGTAAAGAAGTTGGAAAATCTCGTGAAGGCGAATGGAAATATTACCATAAAGCTTCGAAAGTTTTAATGACCGTTGAAAATTATAAAAACGGAAAGCTTGAAGGTTTGAGAACCATTTATTATCCTAATGAAAAAGTGGCAGAGGAGATGATGTATAAAAATGGTTTAAAAGAAGGAGCTTACAAAAAGATGGGACAGGACGGAACACTTTTGGAAGAGTCGAATTTTAAAAATAACGAATACAACGGCGATGCTGTTTTTT contains:
- the yidC gene encoding membrane protein insertase YidC, with translation MEEKKFDLNSIIGFVLIFGILIWIMYQNQPSDKEIAAEKAKKELVAKQEAQAKADKAKTASLPAAAVTPGDTVQLAQLQKTLGGFAYSATLPSAKEAFTTIENEKIKLKIANKGGYIVEATLKEFEKIKKGSGQLVELIKNNNSSLNLQLLTTDNRTLSSKDLYFEPTLEKIGSDQVLSMRLKAGANEFLEYKYILKPNDYLVGFDIRSQGLNRVLNSAKPVDLQWDLKTYRNEKSISYENRYAQIDYKYNESKYSNVSSHGQGKEETPEKVSFVAFKQHFFTTILATEKPFETSKLQSDDLVKDEKIDTVFTKQFRANLPLAFSNGEIDYKMSLYFGPADYKTLKSYDKNFEKIIPLGWGIFGWINKFIFIPLFGFLSSTMGLSLGIAIIIFTIIIKLAMSPITYKSFLSQAKMKVLRPDIAELGEKFKKDPMKKQQETMKLYNKAGVNPMAGCIPALIQLPFMYASFQFFPAAFELRQKSFLWADDLSSFDSVVKLPFTIPMYGDHISLFPILAAIAIFFYMKMTSGDQQMAAPQQEGMPDMAKMMKIMIYVSPLMMLIFFNSYGAGLSLYNFISNLITIGIMFVIKNYIVDSEKIHAQIQENKQREPKKPSKFQQRLQEVMEQQEAAKAQNKKK
- a CDS encoding fasciclin domain-containing protein — encoded protein: MKTIKIKLIALLALVAFVSISCNNDDDDNDSQQPQTIVAIAKTNSNLSSLVAALEKADLATTLNSSGTFTVFAPTNTAFTAFLQANGYANLNAVPVPVLKEILLNHVLSTKVKSSEIATGYVKTLAKGSASTSNTISMYLEKGTGVDINGGKTNGGAMVTTADIEASNGVIHIVDGVIGLPTILNHAVANKNFTTLVAALTYNASSGFAATLSGTANSPFTVFAPTNAAFTSFLTETGFSGLPAIPANVLETTLKYHVVTGANVQSSALTNGQVVSTFAGQNFTVNLTGGPKITDASNRVSNIIATDVQCSNGIIHVIDKVLLPKF